The following proteins come from a genomic window of Streptomyces sp. Sge12:
- a CDS encoding geranylgeranyl reductase family protein, which produces MAGETGEVWDVVVVGAGPAGSSAAYAAATAGRRVLLLEKAELPRYKTCGGGIIGPSRDALPPGFVLPLKDRIHAVTFSMDGKLTRTRRSKHMLFGLINRPEFDAGLVAAAEKAGATVRTGTAVTRVEQHGAAVPDRRTVAVVLADGETVLARAVVGADGSASRIGAHVGVEMDQVDLGLEAEIPVPETVAEDWKGRVLIDWGPLPGSYGWVFPKGDTLTVGVISAKGEGAATKRYLDDFIARLGLAGFEPAVSSGHLTRCRKPDSPLSRGRVLVAGDAAGLLEPWTREGISFALRSGRLAGEWAVKISEAQDAVDARRQALNYAFAVKAGLGVEMGVGKRMLTVFEARPGVLHAVITGFGPAWRAFARITRGSTTLADLVRTHPLARRALHMLDARQTAARAGRD; this is translated from the coding sequence GTGGCCGGGGAGACCGGCGAAGTGTGGGACGTGGTCGTGGTCGGAGCCGGACCGGCCGGGTCATCGGCCGCGTACGCGGCGGCGACGGCCGGGCGGCGCGTCCTGCTGCTGGAGAAGGCCGAACTGCCCCGCTACAAGACCTGCGGCGGCGGCATCATCGGCCCCTCGCGCGACGCCCTGCCGCCGGGCTTCGTGCTGCCCCTCAAGGACCGCATCCACGCGGTCACCTTTTCGATGGACGGGAAACTGACCCGCACCCGGCGCTCGAAGCACATGCTCTTCGGGCTCATCAACCGCCCGGAATTCGACGCCGGTCTGGTGGCCGCGGCGGAGAAGGCCGGTGCGACCGTCCGTACGGGTACGGCCGTGACCCGCGTCGAACAGCACGGGGCGGCCGTGCCCGACCGGCGCACCGTCGCCGTGGTGCTCGCCGACGGGGAGACCGTGCTGGCCCGTGCGGTGGTCGGCGCGGACGGCAGCGCGAGCCGCATCGGCGCGCACGTCGGGGTGGAGATGGACCAGGTGGACCTCGGCCTGGAGGCGGAGATCCCCGTCCCCGAGACGGTCGCGGAGGACTGGAAGGGGCGAGTCCTCATCGACTGGGGTCCGCTGCCCGGCAGTTACGGCTGGGTCTTCCCCAAGGGGGACACCCTCACCGTCGGCGTCATCTCGGCCAAGGGCGAGGGCGCCGCGACCAAGCGCTACTTGGACGACTTCATCGCCCGGCTCGGGCTCGCCGGCTTCGAACCGGCCGTCTCCTCCGGGCACCTGACCCGCTGCCGCAAGCCCGACTCGCCGCTCTCGCGCGGCCGGGTGCTGGTGGCGGGCGACGCGGCCGGACTGCTGGAGCCGTGGACCCGGGAGGGCATCTCCTTCGCGCTGCGCTCGGGGCGGCTGGCGGGGGAGTGGGCGGTGAAGATCTCCGAGGCGCAGGACGCGGTGGACGCGCGCCGCCAGGCCCTCAACTACGCCTTCGCGGTGAAGGCCGGGCTGGGCGTGGAGATGGGGGTCGGCAAGCGGATGCTGACCGTCTTCGAGGCCCGGCCGGGGGTGCTGCACGCGGTGATCACCGGTTTCGGTCCGGCGTGGCGGGCGTTCGCCCGGATCACGCGGGGCTCGACGACACTGGCGGACCTGGTACGGACGCACCCGCTGGCCCGCAGGGCGCTGCACATGCTGGACGCCAGGCAGACGGCGGCCCGCGCCGGCCGGGACTAG
- a CDS encoding nitroreductase family deazaflavin-dependent oxidoreductase yields the protein MNAPTPYYVQASPFATRFNALFGRLARFGISLAGTAELSVRGRKSGQMQRIPVNPHTFEGAQYLVSARGHSQWVRNMRVAGGGELRVGRKVRAFTVTEVTDPVEQARILRAYLEKWGWEVNRFFQGVTAKSSDADLRAAAADHPVFRITVAH from the coding sequence ATGAACGCGCCCACCCCGTACTACGTCCAGGCCAGCCCGTTCGCGACCCGCTTCAACGCCCTCTTCGGCAGGCTGGCCCGCTTCGGGATCAGCCTCGCGGGCACCGCCGAGCTGTCGGTCCGCGGCCGCAAGTCAGGCCAGATGCAGCGAATCCCGGTCAATCCGCACACCTTCGAGGGCGCCCAGTACCTGGTCTCGGCCCGCGGCCACTCCCAGTGGGTGCGGAACATGCGCGTGGCGGGCGGAGGCGAGCTGCGCGTGGGGCGCAAGGTGCGTGCGTTCACGGTCACCGAGGTCACCGACCCCGTGGAGCAGGCCCGGATCCTGCGCGCCTACCTGGAGAAGTGGGGCTGGGAGGTCAACCGGTTCTTCCAGGGGGTCACCGCCAAGTCCTCCGACGCCGACCTCCGGGCGGCCGCCGCCGACCACCCGGTCTTCCGGATCACAGTCGCCCACTGA
- a CDS encoding TetR/AcrR family transcriptional regulator has protein sequence MNTVRGARERARIEVTAAIKDEARRMLAAEGAAKLSLRAVARELGMVSSALYRYFPSRDDLLTALIIDAYDSVGAAAEEADAGARAAGAPPRARWTAVCGAVRAWALEHPHEYALIYGSPVPGYIAPVDTVGPASRVGNAFIGILRAAYEGPGLALPPLPPALRAEADRMTADFAEGLPPAVTAALVAAWAQLVGLVSFELFGQFNRVVEDRAAFFAHAADQLAHGVGLPAV, from the coding sequence ATGAACACCGTGCGAGGGGCCAGGGAGCGGGCCCGCATCGAGGTCACCGCCGCCATCAAGGACGAGGCGCGCCGCATGCTCGCCGCCGAGGGCGCCGCCAAACTCTCCCTGCGTGCCGTCGCCCGCGAGCTGGGCATGGTGTCCTCCGCCCTCTACCGCTACTTCCCCAGTCGGGACGACCTCCTCACCGCTCTCATCATCGACGCGTACGACAGCGTCGGCGCGGCGGCCGAGGAAGCCGACGCCGGCGCGCGCGCCGCCGGGGCCCCGCCCCGCGCCCGCTGGACCGCCGTCTGCGGGGCCGTCCGCGCCTGGGCGCTGGAGCACCCGCACGAGTACGCCCTCATCTACGGTTCCCCCGTTCCCGGCTACATCGCCCCCGTCGACACCGTGGGCCCGGCCTCCCGCGTCGGCAACGCCTTCATCGGCATCCTCCGCGCCGCCTACGAGGGACCCGGCCTCGCCCTCCCGCCGCTGCCGCCCGCCCTGCGCGCCGAGGCCGACCGGATGACCGCCGACTTCGCCGAGGGCCTGCCCCCGGCGGTCACCGCGGCCCTGGTCGCCGCCTGGGCCCAGTTGGTCGGGCTGGTCTCCTTCGAGCTGTTCGGCCAGTTCAACCGGGTCGTCGAGGACCGCGCCGCCTTCTTCGCGCACGCCGCCGACCAACTGGCGCACGGGGTCGGGCTGCCCGCCGTGTGA
- a CDS encoding spherulation-specific family 4 protein, giving the protein MPRAVKALYAALVTALLVASAPAIIAAARDAPPAAAPEPTPPPTPRPPGVRGLEIGVPAYVWANDPMLTDLTATAPAPSVVVLNPGNGDSPFDGPWRSRADALRARTTSTGEKTRVLGYVHTDHGNRDIAAAKASVDNYLKTADGRLHVDGIFFDVVSRDCGPANATRDYYAELRRYVQELMDDIDPAAPDLVVNNPGTAIADCYLEPGHRTADIFVTFEDTYAAYTGGGWLGGNVFDHLSGYRAGTELDPSGTAFWHLVHDVPDAGAMRATLRTAFERGAGYAYATSTIMPNPWNAGPTWKYRTQTTYAATLG; this is encoded by the coding sequence ATGCCCCGCGCCGTGAAGGCCTTGTACGCCGCCCTGGTCACCGCGTTACTGGTCGCGTCGGCGCCGGCCATCATCGCCGCGGCCCGCGACGCACCCCCGGCGGCCGCCCCGGAGCCCACCCCGCCCCCGACCCCCCGGCCGCCGGGCGTACGAGGTCTGGAGATCGGCGTCCCCGCGTACGTCTGGGCGAACGACCCCATGCTGACCGATCTCACCGCCACCGCCCCGGCGCCCTCGGTGGTCGTGCTGAACCCGGGGAACGGCGACTCCCCGTTCGACGGCCCCTGGCGCTCCCGCGCCGACGCCCTGCGCGCCCGTACCACCTCCACCGGCGAGAAGACCCGGGTGCTGGGCTACGTCCACACCGACCACGGCAACCGCGACATCGCCGCGGCCAAGGCCTCCGTCGACAACTACCTCAAGACCGCCGACGGCCGCCTCCACGTCGACGGCATCTTCTTCGACGTCGTCAGCCGCGACTGCGGCCCCGCCAACGCCACCCGCGACTACTACGCGGAGCTGCGCCGCTATGTCCAGGAGCTCATGGACGACATCGACCCGGCCGCCCCCGACCTGGTCGTCAACAACCCCGGCACCGCCATAGCCGACTGCTACCTGGAGCCCGGCCACCGCACCGCGGACATCTTCGTCACGTTCGAGGACACCTACGCCGCCTACACCGGCGGCGGCTGGCTCGGCGGCAACGTCTTCGACCACCTCTCCGGCTACCGGGCGGGCACCGAACTCGACCCGAGCGGTACGGCGTTCTGGCACCTGGTCCACGACGTCCCCGACGCCGGCGCGATGCGCGCGACCCTGCGGACGGCCTTCGAGCGCGGCGCGGGCTACGCGTACGCGACCAGCACGATCATGCCCAACCCCTGGAACGCGGGCCCGACTTGGAAGTACCGCACCCAGACCACGTACGCGGCCACCCTCGGCTGA
- a CDS encoding DUF6332 family protein, whose product MERRTQADRDAITIEIGYAFVSACFAAALAFGAVYGPVLAFSLSPSTGRILAVAGGILAAVVFLLRVTHVLLGFARRPENDGA is encoded by the coding sequence ATGGAGCGACGTACACAGGCGGACCGGGACGCCATCACCATCGAGATCGGCTACGCCTTCGTCAGCGCCTGCTTCGCGGCCGCCCTGGCCTTCGGCGCGGTGTACGGGCCCGTGCTCGCGTTCTCCCTCTCCCCGTCGACGGGCCGGATCCTGGCCGTGGCGGGCGGGATTCTGGCGGCGGTGGTGTTCCTGCTCCGGGTCACCCATGTGCTGCTCGGCTTCGCGCGGCGCCCGGAGAACGACGGCGCATGA
- a CDS encoding maleylpyruvate isomerase family mycothiol-dependent enzyme, whose product MEITEHVQALAHEGELLAEAAERAGTDAAVPTCPGWRVTDLLRHTGSVHRWATAYVAERRLEPVGFPDAPELVGGELLEWFREGHADLVRALTGAPADVHCWTFLPTAPPSPVAFWARRQAHETAVHRMDAESALEVVFSAVEPEFAEDGVDELLTGFHARPRSRVRTAEPKVVRVRAADTGAVWTVHLSAAPARTVQGDTGEPADCELTGEAAWLYEALWNRVPLAGPGVTGDQALARLWTETAGI is encoded by the coding sequence ATGGAGATCACCGAACATGTGCAGGCCCTCGCGCACGAAGGCGAGCTGCTCGCCGAGGCCGCCGAACGCGCCGGTACGGACGCAGCGGTTCCCACCTGTCCGGGGTGGCGTGTCACCGACCTGTTGCGGCACACCGGCTCGGTGCACCGCTGGGCGACCGCGTACGTGGCGGAGCGGCGGCTGGAGCCGGTGGGCTTCCCGGACGCGCCGGAGCTGGTCGGCGGCGAGCTGCTGGAGTGGTTCCGGGAGGGCCATGCGGACCTGGTGCGCGCCCTGACCGGGGCCCCGGCCGACGTGCACTGCTGGACCTTCCTCCCGACGGCTCCGCCCTCGCCGGTGGCGTTCTGGGCCCGGCGGCAGGCCCATGAAACGGCCGTGCACCGGATGGACGCGGAGTCCGCGCTCGAGGTGGTGTTCTCGGCGGTCGAGCCGGAATTCGCGGAGGACGGGGTGGACGAGCTGCTCACCGGCTTCCACGCCCGGCCGCGGAGCCGGGTGCGGACCGCCGAGCCGAAGGTGGTGCGGGTGCGGGCCGCCGACACGGGAGCGGTGTGGACCGTCCACCTGTCGGCGGCGCCGGCCCGTACGGTGCAGGGCGACACGGGCGAGCCGGCGGACTGCGAGCTGACCGGCGAGGCGGCCTGGCTGTACGAGGCCCTGTGGAACCGGGTTCCGCTGGCCGGCCCGGGGGTCACGGGCGACCAGGCGCTGGCGCGGCTGTGGACGGAGACGGCCGGAATCTGA
- a CDS encoding alpha-ketoglutarate-dependent dioxygenase AlkB family protein, which produces MDGELFPRERTVIAPGAVHVPDWLGAARQGELLAACRAWARPPAGLRTVRTPGGGVMTARQVCLGLHWYPYGYARTAVDGDGEPVKPMPPWLAELGREAVAAAYGAPPEPGPDAAYDIALINFYDGDSRMGMHRDAEERSTAPVVSLSLGDTCVFRFGNTASRGRPYRDVELRSGDLFVFGGPSRPAYHGVPKVLPGTGPRDLGLTGRLNITLRVGGLG; this is translated from the coding sequence ATGGACGGGGAACTCTTCCCGCGCGAGCGGACCGTGATCGCCCCCGGCGCCGTGCACGTGCCCGACTGGCTCGGGGCCGCTCGGCAGGGCGAGTTGCTGGCGGCCTGCCGGGCGTGGGCGCGACCGCCCGCGGGCCTGCGCACCGTACGCACCCCCGGAGGCGGGGTGATGACCGCGCGCCAGGTGTGCCTCGGGCTGCACTGGTACCCGTACGGCTACGCGCGCACGGCCGTCGACGGCGACGGGGAGCCGGTCAAGCCGATGCCGCCGTGGCTCGCCGAACTGGGGCGGGAGGCCGTGGCCGCCGCGTACGGCGCCCCGCCCGAGCCCGGACCGGACGCGGCCTACGACATCGCGCTGATCAACTTCTACGACGGCGACTCCCGCATGGGCATGCACCGCGACGCCGAGGAGCGGTCCACCGCGCCCGTGGTCTCCCTCAGCCTCGGCGACACCTGCGTCTTCCGCTTCGGGAACACGGCCTCGCGCGGGCGTCCGTACCGGGACGTCGAGCTGCGCAGCGGGGACCTCTTCGTCTTCGGGGGGCCGAGCCGACCGGCGTACCACGGGGTACCGAAGGTCCTGCCGGGCACCGGCCCGCGCGACCTCGGACTGACCGGGCGGTTGAACATCACACTCCGGGTCGGCGGGCTGGGCTGA
- a CDS encoding ROK family protein has protein sequence MNGNGAPPQVGDATTSSATSSASGAAARTRLERGRGALGPALELVHTGRAPTRAVLTAELGVTRATAGAVAAELEALGLIRVDSRPGGAGGTGGAQGRPSHRLSVAEDGPVALAAQVHSDGFRAALVGLGGRIVATAPGKVTVSADPAQVLGAVVEAGAALLEQSGRRCVGAGLAVPSAVAEPDGTALNPLHLAWPAGSPVRAIFAECVKAAGIDGPALTGNDVNLAALAEHRHGAGRSAQHLLCVATGHRGVGGALVLDGRLHSGSSGLALEVGHLTVNPEGRACHCGSRGCLDVEADPLAFLTAAGRSPGPEVSLLQQARDLLREEPAEPAVRAATQELIDRLGLGLAGLVNILNPDRIILGGLHRELLHADPERLRAVVADRSLWGRSGGVPILPCTLDHNSLVGAAELAWQPVLDDPLGALA, from the coding sequence ATGAACGGCAACGGGGCCCCGCCGCAGGTGGGGGATGCGACCACGTCATCCGCCACGTCATCCGCGTCCGGAGCGGCTGCGCGGACCAGACTGGAGCGGGGTCGCGGCGCGCTCGGGCCGGCGCTGGAGCTCGTGCACACCGGCCGCGCCCCGACCCGGGCCGTCCTGACGGCCGAGCTCGGAGTCACCCGCGCCACCGCAGGAGCCGTCGCCGCGGAGCTGGAGGCGCTCGGTCTGATCCGCGTCGATTCCCGTCCCGGAGGTGCCGGAGGGACCGGCGGCGCCCAGGGCCGGCCCTCGCACCGGCTCTCGGTGGCCGAGGACGGCCCGGTGGCGCTGGCCGCCCAGGTGCACTCGGACGGCTTCCGCGCGGCCCTGGTCGGCCTCGGCGGGCGGATCGTGGCCACCGCCCCTGGTAAGGTCACCGTTTCCGCCGACCCGGCGCAGGTGCTCGGCGCGGTGGTGGAGGCGGGCGCGGCCCTGCTCGAACAGAGCGGCCGCCGCTGCGTCGGCGCGGGGCTCGCGGTCCCCTCGGCGGTCGCGGAACCGGACGGCACGGCGCTGAACCCGCTGCACCTGGCCTGGCCGGCCGGCTCTCCCGTGCGGGCCATCTTCGCGGAGTGCGTGAAGGCGGCCGGGATCGACGGCCCGGCCCTCACCGGCAACGACGTCAACCTCGCGGCCCTGGCCGAGCACCGGCACGGCGCGGGGCGCAGCGCCCAGCACCTGCTGTGCGTGGCCACCGGGCACCGCGGGGTCGGTGGCGCGCTGGTGCTGGACGGCCGCCTGCACAGCGGGAGTTCGGGCCTGGCCCTGGAGGTCGGCCACCTCACCGTGAACCCCGAGGGGCGGGCCTGCCACTGCGGCAGCCGCGGCTGCCTGGACGTGGAGGCGGACCCGCTGGCCTTCCTCACCGCGGCGGGCCGCAGTCCCGGCCCCGAGGTGTCACTGCTGCAGCAGGCCCGCGACCTGCTGCGCGAGGAACCCGCGGAACCGGCGGTACGGGCGGCCACGCAGGAGCTGATCGACCGGCTCGGCCTCGGCCTCGCGGGCCTGGTGAACATCCTCAATCCGGACCGGATCATCCTGGGCGGGCTGCACCGGGAACTGCTGCACGCCGACCCGGAGCGGCTGCGCGCGGTGGTCGCGGACCGCAGCCTGTGGGGGCGCAGCGGCGGGGTGCCCATCCTGCCGTGCACCCTCGACCACAACAGCCTGGTCGGTGCGGCGGAACTGGCGTGGCAGCCGGTGCTCGACGACCCGCTGGGAGCCCTCGCCTAG
- a CDS encoding ATP-binding protein: MITHSRRHCVVELQALPSRIGQIRRIVSAQLRHWELDPLIDRAALGVTELLSNVHRHAQPDKTCTVEIELRLGRLTVSVIDSDPRLPVVHETRAEALETCGRGLALVAALSEAWGARERPDGPGKAVWFSLTAAPAPVERARPVPIRTTPVREPARAVLLAVDPAPTAAGLPVASPVGARPG; encoded by the coding sequence GTGATCACTCATTCCCGCAGGCACTGCGTCGTCGAACTGCAGGCCTTGCCGTCGCGGATCGGCCAAATCCGCAGAATCGTTTCTGCACAACTGCGCCACTGGGAGCTCGACCCGCTCATAGACCGGGCTGCGCTCGGCGTGACGGAACTGCTCAGCAACGTCCACCGCCACGCGCAGCCGGACAAGACCTGCACCGTGGAGATCGAACTCCGGCTCGGGCGGCTGACGGTCTCGGTCATCGACAGCGATCCACGGCTGCCGGTCGTCCACGAGACGCGGGCGGAGGCCCTGGAGACCTGCGGACGCGGGCTCGCCCTCGTAGCGGCCCTCAGCGAGGCCTGGGGGGCGCGCGAGCGGCCCGACGGACCCGGCAAGGCGGTGTGGTTCTCGCTCACGGCGGCCCCGGCCCCGGTGGAACGGGCCCGGCCGGTCCCGATCAGGACCACGCCCGTACGGGAACCCGCGCGTGCGGTGCTCCTGGCCGTCGACCCGGCGCCCACGGCGGCAGGCCTCCCGGTGGCATCGCCGGTCGGCGCCCGGCCCGGGTGA
- a CDS encoding PLP-dependent cysteine synthase family protein, whose protein sequence is MSTTGTTRTTGTSGTTATTVDVDRSDADYRAWLKEAVRKVQADANRSADTHLLRFPLPEEWGIDLYLKDESTHPTGSLKHRLARSLFLYALCNGWVRPGRPVIEASSGSTAVSEAYFAKLIGVPFIAVMPRTTSPEKCRLIEFHGGECHFVDDPMKMYEESAELAARTGGHYMDQFTYAERATDWRGNNNIAESMYQQLRLERYPEPAWIVATAGTGGTSATIARYVHYMQHDTRICVPDPENSCFFEGWTNNDPGASSDCGSRIEGIGRPRMEPSFVPGAIDRMMKVPDAASVAACRALETAIGRKAGGSTGTGLWSALKIISEMVAEGRTGSVVTLLCDPGDRYLDKYYSDEWLAAQRLDIAPYAKTLDTLLTTGVWREPAA, encoded by the coding sequence ATGAGCACCACCGGCACTACCAGAACCACCGGTACCTCCGGTACGACTGCCACGACCGTCGACGTCGATCGCAGCGACGCGGACTACCGTGCCTGGCTGAAGGAGGCCGTCCGCAAGGTCCAGGCCGATGCCAACCGCTCCGCCGACACCCACCTGCTGCGCTTCCCGCTCCCCGAGGAGTGGGGGATCGACCTCTACCTCAAGGACGAGTCCACGCACCCGACGGGCTCCCTGAAGCACCGCCTCGCGCGCTCGCTCTTCCTGTACGCGCTCTGCAACGGCTGGGTCCGCCCCGGACGCCCGGTCATCGAGGCCTCCTCCGGCTCCACCGCCGTCTCCGAGGCGTACTTCGCCAAGCTGATCGGCGTCCCCTTCATCGCCGTCATGCCGCGCACGACCAGCCCGGAGAAGTGCCGCCTCATCGAATTCCACGGCGGTGAATGCCACTTCGTGGACGACCCGATGAAGATGTACGAGGAGTCCGCCGAGCTCGCCGCCCGGACGGGCGGGCACTACATGGACCAGTTCACGTACGCGGAGCGCGCCACCGACTGGCGCGGCAACAACAACATCGCCGAATCGATGTACCAGCAGCTGCGCCTGGAGCGCTACCCCGAGCCCGCCTGGATCGTGGCGACCGCGGGCACCGGCGGTACCTCGGCGACCATCGCGCGCTACGTGCACTACATGCAGCACGACACCCGCATCTGCGTCCCGGACCCGGAGAACTCCTGTTTCTTCGAAGGCTGGACCAACAACGACCCCGGGGCGAGCAGCGATTGCGGCTCCCGCATCGAGGGCATCGGCCGGCCGCGGATGGAGCCGAGCTTCGTGCCCGGGGCCATCGACCGGATGATGAAGGTCCCGGACGCGGCGAGCGTCGCCGCGTGCCGCGCCCTGGAGACGGCCATAGGGCGCAAGGCGGGCGGCTCGACCGGCACCGGCCTGTGGAGCGCCCTGAAGATCATCTCGGAGATGGTGGCGGAGGGCCGCACGGGCAGCGTCGTCACCCTGCTGTGCGACCCGGGCGACCGCTACCTGGACAAGTACTACTCCGACGAGTGGCTGGCGGCGCAGCGGCTCGACATCGCCCCGTACGCGAAGACCCTCGACACGCTGCTGACGACGGGTGTCTGGCGCGAGCCCGCCGCCTGA
- a CDS encoding SRPBCC family protein produces the protein MARRLRPVGLDFIDDAPVRLVFDAGTTAPPEAVYHALAEEVAGWPAWFGAVTLARPTHGGAGREVRLRGGVRFQETVMAADPGQRYAYRVDTTNAPGVRALLEEWRLAPAGSGTHVRWTFAADGPTAFRLGLAAARPGLGHSFRTAVRALDRRLTARRGADQ, from the coding sequence ATGGCTCGCCGACTCCGCCCGGTGGGGCTGGACTTCATCGACGACGCGCCGGTACGGCTGGTCTTCGACGCCGGTACCACGGCGCCTCCCGAAGCCGTCTACCACGCACTCGCCGAGGAGGTGGCGGGCTGGCCCGCCTGGTTCGGCGCGGTGACCCTGGCCCGCCCCACGCACGGGGGCGCGGGCCGCGAGGTCAGGCTGCGGGGCGGGGTGCGCTTCCAGGAGACCGTCATGGCCGCCGATCCCGGGCAGCGGTACGCGTACCGGGTCGACACCACCAACGCTCCCGGGGTGCGCGCCCTGTTGGAGGAGTGGCGGCTGGCACCGGCCGGGTCCGGCACGCACGTGCGCTGGACCTTCGCCGCGGACGGGCCGACCGCGTTCCGCCTCGGCCTCGCGGCCGCCCGCCCGGGTCTGGGGCACTCCTTCCGCACGGCGGTCCGGGCGCTGGACCGCAGGCTCACCGCCCGGCGCGGGGCCGATCAGTAG